Within Wyeomyia smithii strain HCP4-BCI-WySm-NY-G18 chromosome 2, ASM2978416v1, whole genome shotgun sequence, the genomic segment atgattaaaaagtAATAACAGCACACTTGTCACACTCAAAGCAACACCCTTCATCTACTCACTCGGAATCAGGTAGCGCCGTGAGAACTGTCTGGCGACGTAGCCCAGTTCATCACGTTTTTCCTCGTGCTTTCCCTCGATGGTAACGTACTTGTCCGTTTTTCTAACGGTAACCTCGTGCGGCGCAAACTGGTGGACGTCCACCTCGATGGTGAACTTTTCGCGATCCGAGTCCACCCGGGAGCCGACGTCTCGCAGGCTAAAATATTTCCACGGGCGCCACAGGCTGGACCAGCGGAGCGGTGGCAGCGGTGGGTGCCGCCAGAAGAACGGATCATCCGCCAGTACCTCATGGGTGATGGATTTTTCCAGGACCCGGTTGTACAGGGGTAAATCCCAGTCATCCCACCAGCTGCGGTACTGCACCGGAACGAGCGACATCGTGCTAGTGCTGCGAACTAACGGCGCCATCCGGGGTTACGAATGAATTCAAGCGGGTGAGTTTCGTCGGCGAGGGAATAATAAGAGACTTACTCTTATAAAACTATTCGGTCAAAAAAATGATAGTGTAATTTATCGATTTAACAGCGTGACACAATACGAAAGCAATATATCAAGATAGTGGACGAGATGTTCGAGAACGATTCTTTTGCGTCGCAGTTTAAATGgtaatttttgcaattttttccgttttctttcTACACTGTCGCGCACTTTTATCACTTTCACTAGCTACTACATACCTTGAATGAAGTTACGCGAATTGAACGAAATTGAAAGTTTTCGGCTGTACGCCAAGCGGAGGAAAATCGAGAACTTCCGAATCAGCTGACGATCAGAATGCTTTTGAACTTGCCACGCGTCGAAGCGCAAGTCGGGACCTAAGCTATTTTGAACACTTTGGTTTGGTACGTTAACGTTCGCGTTTGGCCGCTGAACTTGAACTGCTGCTACGGACGGGACCGTCGGAACGACTGTGGCTCGTGGCCTGCAGTCGGTTGGGATTTTGTTTTGATTCTATTCTACTCTGATTTTGCTGTTCATTTTTCGCGGGTGCTATCAGCCATTTGGCACAACAATATATACTTCATAGATATAGTGCTTCGGAAACGTGAGCACGTTTGCTGCCAGGTAGATCTATTATGATTCGTCTCCTAGGTTACAGCGGTACCGTAACTGATCCACCTCCTCTGCCGCGAGTGGCATAATATGATGATTCACGGGGTGGTGAGCGCAAACGGGGCTGCTTGTTGGGACCGTGCCAATGCTTGCTTGGAGCGTTCGCCCTGTGGAGACGCTGGGTCGATCTGTTTATGGCAAAAATAGCTGCCACGGTGGTATATCTTCCCAACTAATACCTACTTGTATCACGATGAACAATACACGCGAGTTTGATCAACCGTGAAGATCACTTAATttgacgcgatttttttaaaatcagatGATTAATGCTATGGCGATTTGATTTTGTTTACATGAAACCTGGTATTATAataaaaagttaattttattACCAGATGAAGGGTAATCGCACCTATGTTCTTCTCGACACCAGTATTCATCTAATGGCTCTTATTCGTCCAATTTACCGTTATATTTTACTGTTTTTTGTAAAGTAACTATTGTGAAATTGATTTGATAACGTATCACAcaagggtcagaattcgtgaaacggatcactaaaaatcgcgatgtctaattttttcaaataagtattaaaaacttcaagagtttcccTCGAGAAGttggtttttcaatttttattgaatttgagtaagtttacaagttgttattgtcatttgaaatttaggtcaaaattgttttgttatattttttcaatagttactatttaaaacaatatgttgaaaatctatgttctggggcactgaaaaatctgaaaaaaatcacaagtattttttaagaaatttcgaaactgccctgaaaatttcgcggtggtgatattttttgatcaaaagatatgggccttcaaagttggtgccaagcgcattttcaagcgagaagcgaatgagcagtactactattgacaatcccagtttcagttatatgcaaaaattctgtaaggtttgtaaaattagtttaatagaaatgatttttagttgcaaaatagtcaaaatatgctTGGTCTGTTACCCAATTTAATGATGAAGACAGTATATTTTATGCCTCATACAACTCGCAAGCCTACCTACACATTTCACTataaaaataatgcaaaatttagttagggGGCAACCGTACGGAACGCATCAGCGGGTTAAAATTGCCCGTGCTACTACTTTTAGCcattatggtgcactttttggtatgagaactgaagaaaacttggtttaggagcatttctcgcttgaaaaatgcgtcgcggcaccaactttgaaagcccatatcttttgatcaaaaaatatcaccaccgcgaaattttcagggcagtttcgaaattttgtcaaaaatacttgtgatttttttcagatttttcagtgccccagaacatagattttcaacatttgttttaaatagttactattgaaaaaatatttttttctcaaaaaaaaatattttcgtaaactacaacttaagatgcatctgctgtgaaaatttcatcgaaTTCGATGCAatctttttaaagctatgtctgtttaaaaacaattttgacctaaatttcaaatgacaataacaacttgtaaacttactcaaattcaataaaaattggaaaatcaacttcccgagtgaaactcttgaagtttttaatacttatttgaaaaaattagacatcgcgatttttagtgatccgtttcacgaattctgacccacaaGACTTGGTGGCCTGGTCATGttcgtttttgacgtagaattaatCAAAACGGACATAACGAAAACAAAACCgggcgtcacgaaaattgtcaaatttAGAATGCTTATAACCGAGTTAGTTTCCAACGAATTACTTTCATTCTTGTATATTACGAAATATTTTGGTTCTCtgatgctaactattgtactattgaaaaatatagagcCTTGTGTTGACCTCATATTTCGATTAATCAGAGCTGAAAAACTGGGATGGTTTCTGGAGGCCCGTAATCAAACTCAGACTCCATTATAAAGTTTAAGATGGTTACTTCTGGTTTCTAGAGAACGACCTGGAATGGTCTTATAAGACCTGAAATCGACCCCAGCAGCAATTTTGAAATTCATGGTTGCAACTTCCGGTTCCCAAAACATAGTGTGAAATCACTCAAAACTTCCTAATATAGATTTTTTTGGAAACAGAAAAATGCCCAGAGTCCGGAAATCATCTCCAGTTCAGTGGTACTTCAAGATGAAGCCTTCCGGTCcggctaggcccccgcctatgAAAATAATTTATAGTTATCATACCTTTGATTATTCTACCtgatttttattctgaagtgttcgaagtttgagtcaaaacggCACTTTTTAAATTCTTAGGCTAAATTTTCTCAAGTTGCAAAGATATTAGCAAAATAGCAATCGAAATTGTGGGTAAACCAAAGTGAACTTGATTGATTTTCCTTAAAATGCTGTAATTCGAGTAATAATACCAtgtcattttttcagaaatactGTGTACTtgacaaattttaaattaaaggcAGCACTGCCGCCCAAAGTTGATATTTTTTGCACtccataattgttttttttttaaatgcaatgTCAATAACAAAATATTCAGAGATAGGTATAAGGAAACTTTGAAGAGAAGATTGCTTAAACTTTTTAGCTTTCACTCGAGTTTTGTTTATAATACCTTGGTGTATTAAGTGTTTTTCGTGTGAACTTTTctcaggaacacgatgaaactatcaaatttgaaaCTAAAATATACTCATTTCGCGAAAACGCAAAATAATTTCTCGAATGCAAAAAGCACGTATCCGACGACGTTTATTTCTATACATTTTTGCCATTATTGCCATTATTGACAGAAATTAAGAGTTTTCGACAAAAACTTTTATCAAAAAAGTGAAGGGTCCCAAGAAGAGAGGGGCGGTCTAATCGGTTCTAATGTTGAGATTTTGGCATAGTGACCTCATATGAATAACTCTcaaaactttgagtaaaatttgaaaaagttgtgaaccgtttgtatttttttgatACTCCTTGAATAACAAATTACGATAATGTGTGAGTAAATACTGCTCTGCTTATAAATGCCTGACAGTCCCATATGGTTTTTCATCAGTTTTGAGCAAGGttgcatatgggtcattccatacgaagtgaccacgaaaaagcacaaacttggacacaaccatcacagattttgctcaaaactgggagaattattcagctactgtcactttggaaaaatcccaaatttggtgtcgattggaataccccccgctctgtgggacccccctgtctattgcaaagtcacgcattttttgttcaaaatctcttttttatttttcttacaattcatagaagtaagttgtccgaaaaatactgatagattatttttaaagaaaataaaccaaggaatccagaaaaacatAAGTTTTgaacggaagtgttgccagataaattatttatgtatttgaaaaataaattaatatttttcggcaaatgcagccattttgatcttaaatttgataatttcatcgtgttccttggaaaatttcacataagaaacaactaccaTCCCGAgttaatatgagccaatctcgaaatataacatttttacgaaaaaagttgtaaacttcgtaattaattttttttacaatttatagacgtaagacacccgaaaaatagtgataagtgaatttgaagaaaataaaccgaggaatccagaaaaaatattatttttgaccggaagtgttgccagataggtaatttttgtattttaaaactaaatttgcatttttcggcaaatgcagctaatattattttaaatttgatggtttcatcgtatttcttggaaactTTTACGAAAGAAAATTTTATCAcctcgtggtaatatgagccaatctcgagatatagcatttttacgaaaatagttctgaatatcgtaattaatttttcgtaaacaatttatatctcaagattggctcatattaccatggggtggtaagtgcttcttacgtaaaattttccgagaaacacgatgaaacaatcaaatttaaaataaaattagctgcattggccgaaaaatgcaaatttaatattaaaatagaaaataatctatctggcaacacttccgggcaaaaactatattttttctggattccttggtttattttcttcaaaattcacctatcactatttttcgggtgtcttacgtctataaattataaaataaaataattacgaagttcacaacttttttcgtaaaaatgttatatctcgagattggctcatattacctcggggtgatagttgtttcttatgtgaaatttttcaagaaacacgatgaaattatcaaatttaagatAAATAACTATATAATTTAAGATAattataatattcaccgcgaatattggctgaatattgCACTGAATATGCGCTCTCACACTTCAGATTgaagagttagagcattgcattcgacaaacttgtagtacttCTTAGGGACTAAAAGTTTGTCATACGTtctttctcaaaattgtacttgtggagcaagctacccaagtaacaaaactggttttatcaatgttttatagcgctgttttggctgttttaagcgctataaaacattgataaaaccaatattgttactagggtatcGACAGGCGGTGAAAAAGTACccaaaaattgaatatgcagcCTTGGTTTCGAGAGAAACCTCAGAAACTTTTTCACAATACTTGTATTCTCGAAAAATCACAAGGAAAAGCTATGTTCGCTGCTAGAATgacagaaaatataaaattttgccaGTCCCGTGTTACAAATATACGCAAAACAGGCTCAGAGGTGATAGTAACTGTTTGAAAATTGTAGTGACGATCGTTAGACCAAATTGAAGTGTATTTATCGGAACAACTATGAACTTATTGTCCTATCGTTAGTCCTAGAGCGTTAAattcttgcatgatggttcttcatattGCAGAGAATCTTTCTGTAAAAGATTAGTGCTCTATGTCTTCATTAACCCCCTGGACGATAATGGGActaacctgacgataatagaggtGATACCCTATTTACTTTACATAATTGCAtgttgacaatttttaataaaCTGTTCGCCACTTAATAACTTTTTAAATTGTAAAATCTACGTACAGAACAACCGACGGAACTTCGGCAGGTTTCTCCAATAGCGGTGACGGAGTCGACGAAAGTCAACCCGTTCGCAATGATAAGACCTCTTTGTTCTTCGTAGCTTTTCCGATGAGACAaactggagtagaccagtcgctgCGGAATGCTAATTGATTAATCTTATTCTTTATTAAAATCGATTCGCTTTCataggcaaatgcaattgccgAATTACTTAATTCTATGTGTGTATTTACATGTATGGCCAGATGTTTTTTTGACGAGTTGATGGCGTTTCGACCTTGTTTCCAGTCACATGCAGGGAGCTGTATGTCTTGTTATTGCTCGTCTTAAGTTTTACTCAGCTGCACTCTTTTGGCAGTGTAACACTTTAAGGTGAAACTGGACGGTGGCTTTTCCATATACATAATTTTGAGGTAAGGTTTCTTTTCACTtgacgattttgagcttaaAAATTTCAGCTTCCACCTAATAAATAGCGCTCGAATTGCTACTCTATGCATGCGTCAGGAGCGCGAATAATCGATCAATGTTTCACACacgtccccgtggttctgtggttagcgatgtctgtcggctagctctcccacacggttgtgatatcgggttcgattcccgatcgagtcgaggatcttttcgagctggaaattttctcgactcagcactggggcacggtgtatcgttgtacttatccctacacatgcaaaatgtgccaaaaacaatatcgataacgaattctctcaactaatctagttgatcgagaccgctattagccccaaggctaagcgtgcgatattgttgtttatcGTTTCACACACGtagttttaattattttcaagaAATTCAAAATTCTGGAGTTCTACTTAATTTAGGACTAAGACATAGATTCAGCTCCAAAAGGTTGAAATgagaaaagttggtttttccagaTTTCCCTAGCGTATATGAAGGGTATTGTTCATTTAGATAGGGGTTCTTTTTAGCCCGTTGTTCGCGAAGCACTAGCACTCAGATAAACAGATTTACTTGATTTAAGTGCTGTTTTTATTGGAAGGAAGGTTTTATTAGAAATTTATGAAAAGTGTTCCGGCCGACTCAATATTCTCTttatgcttgttttttttttactggtcTGTATTGACGAAATATCGATGAGGCACAAACAGGCAAATTGTAGTGAAAAGTTTTCATGCAAAGCCACATCGAATTGGGCACTATTATCAATTTGGTTTTATATGATTTGTGAATTCAACCCGGTGTCATGCTTGAAGTCAATTAGTAGAAATTAACTATTCGATCGTCATAGTCTGCTATTCCCGCTATTTCATATTCGCGGATTTCATGCACTGCCGCTGCTCAAGACAATTCTGGTAGTATACC encodes:
- the LOC129723205 gene encoding protein lethal(2)essential for life-like isoform X1, with amino-acid sequence MAPLVRSTSTMSLVPVQYRSWWDDWDLPLYNRVLEKSITHEVLADDPFFWRHPPLPPLRWSSLWRPWKYFSLRDVGSRVDSDREKFTIEVDVHQFAPHEVTVRKTDKYVTIEGKHEEKRDELGYVARQFSRRYLIPIGYDANLIVSSLSSDGVLTVTAPRIGLPAPKVEKYVPIWHTGKPAIEDKNFVIGFYLP
- the LOC129723205 gene encoding protein lethal(2)essential for life-like isoform X2, with amino-acid sequence MSLVPVQYRSWWDDWDLPLYNRVLEKSITHEVLADDPFFWRHPPLPPLRWSSLWRPWKYFSLRDVGSRVDSDREKFTIEVDVHQFAPHEVTVRKTDKYVTIEGKHEEKRDELGYVARQFSRRYLIPIGYDANLIVSSLSSDGVLTVTAPRIGLPAPKVEKYVPIWHTGKPAIEDKNFVIGFYLP